The segment CGAAAAACTTCGTATGGGGGGTGGCAACGGCCGCGGCGCAAATCGAGGGCGCCGCTTGGGAGGATGGCAAGGGAGCGTCGGTTTGGGATGCCTTTGCTCGCAAGCCAGGCGCTGTGGCGGGCGGCGACACGCTGGATGTGGCGTGCGACCATTACCACCGGTATCGCGAGGATGTTGCAATGATGCGGAAGCTGGGTTTTCCCCACTACCGGTTTTCCGTGGCGTGGCCACGCATCTTTCCGAATGGCGACGGCCCCGTGAACGCCAAGGGACTTGCCTTCTATGATCGCCTCGTCGATTGCCTGCTGAAGAACGGAATTACTCCTTGGGCGACGCTTTTTCATTGGGATCTTCCCCAGGCGCTAGAGGAGCAGGGCGGCTGGCGCTCGAGACGGGTTGTTGACACATTCGCACGGTATGCCGACGCGGTTGTGGAATGTCTGGGCGACCGTGTGAAGCATTGGATCACCCTGAATGAGATTCACTGCTTCACCTTGTTTGCCTATGGTGGAGGCGGCAAGGCGCCAGGCACCAACGAAGGTGCAGCCATCGTCAACCAAACCTACCACCATGCCTTGGTTTGCCACGGCCACGCGGTGCGTGCGGTCAGGGAGTTTGGAGGACGCGGCGCCCGGGTCGGCTTGACTGACAATTCTTTCATCCATGTGCCCGTCACCGAGACAGAGGCGGACATCGCAGCTGCGAAGCGGGCCTTCGTTGAGGACAACATTCGCACGTTGGACCCGATCTACCGGGGGGCTTACGACGAAGGTTATCTGAAGGCGGAAGGCCGCAACCGCCCCAAGGTGGAAGAAGGAGACTTCGACCTCATCAGCCTGCCCACGGACTTTCTCGGCCAGAACATCTACACTGGCTGGTTCGTCCGTGCCGACAAGAAGGGAAAAGTCGAGCGTGTCCCATTCCCTCATCAGTACCCCACGACGGCGCTCACGACGTGGCTTCGCTTGCTGCCGCAAGCGATTTATTGGGGCCCGCGCCTTGCGGCCGAGCTCTACGGAGTGAAGGAAATCTACATCACCGAAAACGGCGCAGGGTATGACGAAGACTATTCCGCTGGCGCGGAGGTGCCCGATACTCATCGACGGGAGCTCGTTCGCAATTACCTCGGCGAGGTCCATCGCGCCATCGCGGCGGGTGTGCCGATCAAGGGCTATTTCCTCTGGTCCCTGATGGACAATTTCGAGTGGCAGGATGGCTATTCCAAGCGCTTCGGCATCGTGCACGTGGACTACGCCACCCAAAAGCGCACACCCAAGTTGAGTGCGCGGTGGTATTCCCAGGTTATCGCGAAGAACGCCCTGGTTTAGTTGCCCAGGCCGGTATCGGCGCCTCGACCGCGGCGTTAATTGCGAAGCAGAGCGAGATCTGGAATGCGTCCTCCGCTGGTCACCTCCGCATCTGGTTGGCGGGCGACGGTCCGCTGCGCGGCGCGTACGACCCGGACGGCACCTATGCCACCCGGCGTATCCAAGAAGGCATGACATGGCGCCCTCCAATACCTTCGCGTTCTAACGAACGACTGACATACAGGACAAGGGGACGCTGGCCGCTGCCTTCCGCGAGGCAGGGGCCTTTTCGTGTCAACGTTGACACGCGTGGCCACGTTATCGCGTCGCCTGCCGATTGACTGTCGTGACCGGGGTTGCTTGCCTTGAAGGCCAGGTCTCGCCCTTTATGAACTCCCGTTGCCTCGCTTTTACCGCCATCAATACGGTCCAGCTCACGCAGACCAACCTTCGCGCCCCGCGCGCAGGCGAAGCTCTTGTCGAGACTGAGATATCCGGAGTGAGCCCGGGAACGGAGTTGCGATGCCTCACGGGTCGCGAGCCTGGCCTTGGCGCAAATCCTTTTCCCTTCATTCCGGGCTACTCCCTCGTGGGGCGGGTGGTGGAGGCGCCGGGCAACGAGGCATCCCTTGTCGGTCGCCGGGTGCTTTCCGAAGGCTGCCGCGATGGCGCTTCGTTGAAGACCGCCTGGGGTGGCCACATGGGGCATGCCTTGGTGTCGGCTTCCAGTCTCTTCGTGCTGCCGGAGGAAGTCTCGTCGCAGGACGCGGTCCTGTTGAAGCTCGCGGCAATCGCTTTCCGTGGTGTCCGCCTGAGCCGCGAAGTGGTGGGCAAGACTGTCGCCGTCGTGGGTCTGGGCCCGATCGGCCAGATCTCAGCGCGACTCTTCCACATGGCGGGGGCCAGCGTGGTGGGCTTTGACGTCGCCGCGGATCGAGTCTCGGTGCTTGCGAGCGTGGGCGTGGAGGCACAAGTGATCGAAGGTGGCATGGTGCCCTCCGTGAAGCGCGTGTTTCCCGCAGGGGCCCAGATCGTCGTGGACTGCACGGGCGTGCCCGCGCTGCTTCGCGAGACCACCCAGCTGGTTATCGACAAGCCCTGGTCTGACGACCCTCTTCCAGGCGGGACCCTTGTCGTGCAGGGGAGTTATGGCACAGATGTTTCGCTCGCTCCTGGCGACTGCTTCCAACGCGAATTGACGATCCTCTGGCCTCGGGACAACCAACGCGCCGATTTGCAGGTGGTGGCCAATGCCGTCGCATCGGGGCGGTTGAACCTCGCCGGCTTGATTGGCGGGGTCTTCTCCCCGGAAGAGGCCCCCGAGGTTTACGCCAAGCTCCTGAATCGGACAAGCAACCTCCTCACAGCCGCGTTTGATTGGAAGCGTTGACTCGTCGCTCAACGTAAAGTCTGGCAATTCCTTGCCGCACGGGTGAGGCAGGTCACCGTGAGGCATGCGCCTACCCTTGCCCCTTGCCGTCTGCGCCGCCTTGGCGCCATTGATGGGAACGTCCCATGCAGCCGATGTCATCGACATCCGTCCACTCACGTCGCAGATCCTGATGGTGCACTTCGATGAAGGTTTCATCTCACATCATCGGGTGGGTCATCCCCGCAGTGCCGAGACGGCTCTTGTGGATCCTCTTCCCGAGAAGCTTGCGGACCTTCCCACTAGCTACCGGCTCTTGTCCGGCACCGACGTGAATTTCCGGGAGGGCAGGACGCCCCTTCAAACCTGGCGCAAGAGCAAGGGAACCGATTTTGCGTGGAAGAATGCGGACGAACATGGCGATCCGCTATGGGCCCGCGAGCATTGGGTTTACCTCACGCTTCCGGCCCCGCTCGAGGAAGGCGGAAGCTACTCCCTGGAGATGAAGGGCGTGGCATCGAACGGGGAGGCGTTCAAGTTTCAATACCGCGCCGCGTCGTCGCGTTCCGACGCCCTCCACGTCAACGCGATCGGCTATACTCCACAGGCACCGGCGAAGGTGGGCTACCTGAGCCATTGGGCGGGATCGGGTGGCCCACTTCCGGTCGACGAATGGGTGGGCAAGCCCTTTCACCTGGTGAGGGACGGGTCCCTCGACATTGTATTCACGGGGGAACTACAGCTGCGGGCCCGCCGCGATCTTGTTGAAACGGGCATTCGGCAGGACACGCCGGGCGGCAATTTCTCCGCAACCGATGTCGTGGAGGCGGATTTCAGCTCGTTCTCCGCTCCCGGAGTCTACCGACTCGTTGTGCCGGGAATCGGTTGTTCGCACCAGTTCAGGATCGCAGCCGATGTGTACCGGCAGGTCTTTCGGCCGGTCGCCCGGGCACTGTACCACAACCGGAGCGGCATCGCCCTCACCGAGGCCTACACCGAGTTCACTCGGCCGGCACCCCACAACCCCAAGCTCACGCCTGGCTTTGAAGGACAGCTTTTCTACACCTCCGTGAGATCGATGGACTGGCCAAATGGCGAGGGCTCCAGCAAGGACGCGGAGTTGTTGCGCGCGAACATCAAGGGGCCGATTGAGACGTCGGGTTGGTACCAGGATGCTGGCGACTGGGACAGTTACCACGATCACCTGCGCGTTGCGCAGGAACTGCTTTTTGCGATCGAGGTTGCCCCGAAGGCCTTCACCGACGGCGAGCTGAACATCCCCGAGAGCGGAAACGGAATCCCGGATTTGCTGGATGAGGCCGCCTGGCTTCCCCGCTTCTGCTACCGGCTTCGAAATGAACTCATGGCCAAGGGCTATGGCACCGGCGGAATCGGCCTGCGCATTTGCGGAGACCCGTTTGCCTTCGATGTCCCGCCCAATGGTCGGACAGTCGGCTCCTGGGGAGATGTGCATCGCCCTTATGTCGCCTCCGGTGAGGATCCGTGGTCAACCTATCGCTACGCGGGCGCTGCCGCGCACCTCGCGTTTGTGCTTCAGAAACTAGGCCTGGCTGACCCGGAGGGCGTAGACTGGGTGAAGGAGGCGCGCGAATCCTACGAATGGGCGGAGAAGAATCGCAAACCCGAGGACGAGACTCGCGAACCAGTGTACTGGCTTCCCGCCCTCCGCGATCAACGGATGTATGCCACTGCCAATCTCTATCGCGTGACGGGTGACACCGCATACCTCCAACGGTTCGAAGGTGACTTCGCTGCGGTCCCGGAAGTGATCAAGTTCGAGGCCCTTGGGGCCGAGGCTCGCAAGGCCGGTGTTTCACTGGAGGAGCGCGGCTACACGCTTGCCGGCGAGGCGGCTTATGGTCCTTGGAGCCTTGCGCTCGGCGGCGGCCTCTCCCCGGCGCCGGAGG is part of the Opitutaceae bacterium genome and harbors:
- a CDS encoding GH1 family beta-glucosidase — protein: MKIHKMPALGRPIAAKPRQFPKNFVWGVATAAAQIEGAAWEDGKGASVWDAFARKPGAVAGGDTLDVACDHYHRYREDVAMMRKLGFPHYRFSVAWPRIFPNGDGPVNAKGLAFYDRLVDCLLKNGITPWATLFHWDLPQALEEQGGWRSRRVVDTFARYADAVVECLGDRVKHWITLNEIHCFTLFAYGGGGKAPGTNEGAAIVNQTYHHALVCHGHAVRAVREFGGRGARVGLTDNSFIHVPVTETEADIAAAKRAFVEDNIRTLDPIYRGAYDEGYLKAEGRNRPKVEEGDFDLISLPTDFLGQNIYTGWFVRADKKGKVERVPFPHQYPTTALTTWLRLLPQAIYWGPRLAAELYGVKEIYITENGAGYDEDYSAGAEVPDTHRRELVRNYLGEVHRAIAAGVPIKGYFLWSLMDNFEWQDGYSKRFGIVHVDYATQKRTPKLSARWYSQVIAKNALV
- a CDS encoding zinc-binding alcohol dehydrogenase; its protein translation is MNSRCLAFTAINTVQLTQTNLRAPRAGEALVETEISGVSPGTELRCLTGREPGLGANPFPFIPGYSLVGRVVEAPGNEASLVGRRVLSEGCRDGASLKTAWGGHMGHALVSASSLFVLPEEVSSQDAVLLKLAAIAFRGVRLSREVVGKTVAVVGLGPIGQISARLFHMAGASVVGFDVAADRVSVLASVGVEAQVIEGGMVPSVKRVFPAGAQIVVDCTGVPALLRETTQLVIDKPWSDDPLPGGTLVVQGSYGTDVSLAPGDCFQRELTILWPRDNQRADLQVVANAVASGRLNLAGLIGGVFSPEEAPEVYAKLLNRTSNLLTAAFDWKR
- a CDS encoding glycoside hydrolase family 9 protein, which produces MRLPLPLAVCAALAPLMGTSHAADVIDIRPLTSQILMVHFDEGFISHHRVGHPRSAETALVDPLPEKLADLPTSYRLLSGTDVNFREGRTPLQTWRKSKGTDFAWKNADEHGDPLWAREHWVYLTLPAPLEEGGSYSLEMKGVASNGEAFKFQYRAASSRSDALHVNAIGYTPQAPAKVGYLSHWAGSGGPLPVDEWVGKPFHLVRDGSLDIVFTGELQLRARRDLVETGIRQDTPGGNFSATDVVEADFSSFSAPGVYRLVVPGIGCSHQFRIAADVYRQVFRPVARALYHNRSGIALTEAYTEFTRPAPHNPKLTPGFEGQLFYTSVRSMDWPNGEGSSKDAELLRANIKGPIETSGWYQDAGDWDSYHDHLRVAQELLFAIEVAPKAFTDGELNIPESGNGIPDLLDEAAWLPRFCYRLRNELMAKGYGTGGIGLRICGDPFAFDVPPNGRTVGSWGDVHRPYVASGEDPWSTYRYAGAAAHLAFVLQKLGLADPEGVDWVKEARESYEWAEKNRKPEDETREPVYWLPALRDQRMYATANLYRVTGDTAYLQRFEGDFAAVPEVIKFEALGAEARKAGVSLEERGYTLAGEAAYGPWSLALGGGLSPAPEALVNRVRDAVLFSAWRIGPQAADHRAFRFGGLWHFEMLVGHQTTPYALAPIIGERLTRENDPEKARAFRAAVHTTADYYLGANPLNMVWVSGVGPTNPVHVFHMDAWYNGKPTIHPGLIPYGPWTKVDARTDDATQRGWAYQTLYPADINVWPGAEQWFDQRSCPLTNEFTIHQNIGPAAAVYAWLCDEPSR